From Ascaphus truei isolate aAscTru1 chromosome 17, aAscTru1.hap1, whole genome shotgun sequence, the proteins below share one genomic window:
- the RASD2 gene encoding GTP-binding protein Rhes, whose product MMKTFSSGNCTLNVPAKNSYRMVVLGASRVGKSAIVSRFLNGRFEDQYTPTIEDFHRKLYHIKGDMYQLDILDTSGNHPFPAMRRLSILTGDVFILVFSLDNRDSFDEVKRLRKQILEVKSCVKNKTKETGEFPMVIAGNKGDYGEHHRKVRAEEAERLVSDDENCAYFEISAKKNSNVDKMFQVLFSMAKLPNEMSPALHRKISLQYGDTFHQKSFRLRRLKEVGAYGMVSPSARRPSVNSDLKYIKAKVLGEGQARDREKCTIQ is encoded by the exons ATGATGAAGACCTTCTCCAGTGGGAACTGCACGCTCAACGTACCAGCTAAGAACTCCTACCGTATGGTGGTCCTCGGGGCCTCCAGGGTGGGCAAAAGTGCCATCGTCTCGCGTTTCCTCAACGGGCGATTTGAGGACCAGTATACACCAACCATCGAGGATTTCCACCGCAAGCTCTACCATATCAAAGGAGACATGTACCAGCTGGACATCTTGGACACCTCTGGAAACCATCCATTCCCAGCCATGAGAAGACTCTCGATACTGACCG GTGACGTTTTCATACTTGTGTTCAGCCTAGACAACCGGGACTCGTTTGACGAGGTAAAGAGGCTGAGAAAGCAGATCTTGGAGGTCAAGTCCTGCGTCAAGAACAAGACCAAAGAGACGGGAGAATTTCCCATGGTGATCGCCGGCAACAAGGGCGATTATGGCGAGCACCACCGCAAGGTGCGGGCGGAAGAGGCGGAGCGGCTGGTGTCTGATGATGAAAACTGTGCTTACTTTGAGATCTCAGCAAAGAAGAATTCCAATGTAGACAAGATGTTCCAAGTCCTGTTTAGCATGGCAAAGCTCCCCAACGAGATGAGCCCAGCCCTCCACCGTAAGATCTCCTTGCAGTATGGAGATACCTTCCATCAGAAGTCTTTCAGGTTGAGGAGGCTGAAAGAGGTAGGTGCCTATGGCATGGTCTCTCCTTCTGCTAGACGCCCAAGTGTCAACAGTGATCTCAAGTACATCAAGGCCAAGGTGCTAGGGGAAGGGCAGGCACGGGACAGGGAGAAGTGTACTATCCAGTGA